One window of Flavobacterium ammonificans genomic DNA carries:
- a CDS encoding DUF6341 family protein, with translation MKSFFEGIQFLFVDVLFAPLDFLRSLELSSWTAANAINWIFMIICAAAIVYWIKQLQIFDEAGTENQDTTAHSFLK, from the coding sequence ATGAAATCATTTTTCGAAGGAATTCAATTCTTATTTGTAGATGTATTATTTGCTCCTCTTGATTTTTTAAGATCTTTAGAGCTTTCTTCATGGACTGCTGCTAATGCAATCAACTGGATCTTTATGATTATTTGTGCTGCTGCAATCGTATATTGGATCAAACAATTACAAATTTTTGACGAAGCAGGTACTGAAAATCAAGACACTACTGCACATTCATTCTTGAAATAA
- the purD gene encoding phosphoribosylamine--glycine ligase: MTILLLGSGGREHAFAWKMIQSPLCDTLFVAPGNAGTAAIANNININPTDFPAIKDFVLKEKVEMVVVGPEDPLVKGIYDFFLNDADLRNIPVIGPSTVGAQLEGSKEFAKEFLFRHNIPTAAYDSFTAETVEQGCQFLETLQPPYVLKADGLAAGKGVLIIQDLAEAKEELRNMLVHQKFGSASAKVVIEEFLDGIELSCFVLTDGKSYKILPTAKDYKRIGEGDTGLNTGGMGAVSPVPYVDAVLMEKIETRIVKPTIDGFQKDGIPYKGFVFIGLINVKGEPIVIEYNVRMGDPETEVVIPRLKTDLVELFLAVANEKLDQIALEVDERSATTIMVVSGGYPEEFEKGKVITGIENITDSIVFHAGTKLENNQVLSNGGRVLTVTSYGDNFEEAIKKSYQNIAKLQFDKMYFRKDIGNDLK, translated from the coding sequence ATGACTATTTTACTATTGGGTTCAGGCGGAAGAGAGCATGCGTTTGCATGGAAAATGATTCAGAGTCCGCTTTGCGACACCCTTTTTGTTGCACCAGGAAACGCGGGAACCGCAGCAATAGCCAATAATATCAATATCAACCCAACTGATTTCCCAGCTATTAAAGACTTTGTATTAAAAGAAAAAGTGGAAATGGTTGTCGTTGGTCCAGAAGACCCATTGGTAAAAGGGATTTACGATTTCTTCTTGAACGATGCCGATTTAAGAAATATTCCTGTAATTGGCCCATCGACTGTTGGCGCACAATTAGAAGGAAGTAAAGAATTTGCTAAAGAATTCTTATTCAGACACAACATTCCAACAGCGGCTTATGATAGTTTTACGGCTGAAACCGTTGAACAAGGATGCCAATTTTTAGAAACACTACAACCGCCGTATGTATTGAAAGCAGACGGATTGGCTGCCGGAAAAGGAGTATTGATTATTCAAGATTTGGCGGAAGCCAAAGAAGAATTACGCAATATGTTGGTACACCAAAAATTTGGAAGCGCGAGCGCTAAAGTGGTGATCGAAGAATTTTTGGACGGAATTGAATTGAGTTGTTTCGTTTTAACTGACGGAAAGAGTTATAAAATTTTACCAACAGCCAAAGATTACAAACGCATTGGCGAAGGAGATACCGGCTTGAATACGGGCGGTATGGGAGCCGTTTCTCCAGTGCCTTATGTTGATGCTGTTTTGATGGAAAAAATCGAAACACGCATCGTAAAACCAACAATTGATGGATTTCAAAAAGACGGAATTCCCTACAAAGGATTTGTTTTTATTGGATTGATTAACGTAAAAGGCGAACCGATCGTAATTGAATACAACGTGCGAATGGGTGATCCAGAAACGGAAGTTGTAATTCCAAGATTAAAAACCGATTTAGTGGAATTGTTTTTGGCGGTAGCCAATGAAAAACTAGACCAAATTGCGTTGGAAGTGGATGAAAGAAGTGCTACAACGATAATGGTGGTTTCGGGCGGTTATCCAGAAGAATTTGAAAAAGGAAAAGTAATTACAGGAATAGAAAACATCACGGATTCGATTGTTTTTCACGCAGGGACGAAATTAGAAAACAATCAAGTGTTATCTAACGGAGGGCGCGTGTTGACCGTTACTTCGTATGGCGATAACTTCGAAGAGGCCATAAAAAAATCTTACCAAAATATCGCTAAGCTTCAATTTGATAAGATGTATTTTAGAAAAGATATTGGAAACGACTTAAAGTAG
- a CDS encoding DUF1294 domain-containing protein yields the protein MLLLYFYFLAISFLSFFIMGYDKYLARNKKRRISENTFLFLGFIGGSLGAGIGMWVFKHKTSKRSFLWKFLGIVFFQLLVVLALYFTDSICVY from the coding sequence ATGCTACTTTTATATTTTTATTTTTTAGCCATTTCCTTTTTGAGCTTCTTTATAATGGGTTACGACAAGTATTTAGCTCGAAATAAAAAAAGGAGAATCTCTGAAAACACTTTCCTTTTTTTGGGGTTTATTGGCGGAAGTTTGGGCGCTGGAATTGGGATGTGGGTATTTAAACATAAAACTTCCAAAAGAAGTTTCCTTTGGAAGTTTTTGGGTATTGTATTTTTTCAGCTTTTAGTAGTGCTAGCACTCTATTTTACTGATAGTATTTGTGTTTATTGA
- a CDS encoding Sec-independent protein translocase subunit TatA/TatB — protein MGRIGLPEILIILAVVLLLFGGKKIPELMKGLGSGIKEFKNAAKDDSSAVKKEDSSQKGE, from the coding sequence ATGGGAAGAATAGGTTTACCAGAAATACTTATCATTTTAGCAGTAGTTTTATTGCTTTTTGGAGGTAAAAAAATTCCAGAACTAATGAAAGGTTTAGGAAGTGGAATTAAAGAATTTAAAAACGCAGCTAAAGACGATTCGTCTGCAGTTAAGAAAGAAGACTCGAGCCAAAAAGGCGAATAG
- a CDS encoding GH3 auxin-responsive promoter family protein — protein MSIKSIAARLFASQVVKKTQAWASNPVATQNKVFQELIRQAQDTQFGKDHHFAQIQSPADFAQQVPVRDYEELKPYVERVVKGEENVLWKGKPLYFAKTSGTTSGAKYIPLTKESMPYHIEAARNAILHYIHETGNSDFVDGKMIFLQGSPILEEKNGIKLGRLSGIVAHFVPKYLQKNRMPSWQTNCIEDWETKVNAIVEETFNENMSVISGIPSWVQMYFEKLQQKANKPVGEIFKNFNLFIYGGVNYEPYRAKFENLIGRKVDSIELFPASEGFFAYQDSQKEKGMLLLLNSGIFYEFIKSDEFSSPNPKRYTIGEVELGVNYVLILSTNAGLWAYNIGDTVQFTSLQPYRLIVSGRIKHYISAFGEHVIGKEVESALQEAMQGTTIRVNEFTVAPQINPAEGLPYHEWLIEFENEPDNLETFALHIDAAMRKQNVYYDDLIVGNVLRQLVITKVPKNGFQDYMKSIGKLGGQNKIPRLSNDRKTADFFSNTI, from the coding sequence ATGTCTATAAAATCTATTGCGGCTCGATTATTTGCAAGCCAAGTGGTTAAAAAAACACAGGCTTGGGCCAGTAACCCTGTAGCAACCCAAAACAAGGTGTTCCAAGAATTAATTCGTCAAGCGCAAGACACGCAGTTTGGGAAAGATCATCATTTTGCTCAAATACAATCTCCAGCCGATTTTGCTCAACAAGTTCCTGTTCGCGATTATGAAGAACTGAAACCCTATGTGGAGAGAGTGGTAAAAGGGGAGGAGAACGTACTTTGGAAAGGAAAACCACTTTATTTTGCCAAAACTTCTGGGACAACTTCAGGGGCAAAATACATTCCGTTGACCAAGGAATCCATGCCGTACCATATCGAAGCGGCTCGTAATGCCATTTTGCATTACATTCACGAAACAGGCAATTCCGATTTTGTGGATGGTAAAATGATTTTTCTGCAAGGAAGCCCTATTTTAGAAGAAAAAAATGGAATAAAATTAGGGCGTTTGTCTGGAATTGTCGCGCATTTTGTTCCCAAATATTTACAAAAAAACCGCATGCCTTCCTGGCAAACCAATTGTATTGAAGATTGGGAAACCAAAGTCAACGCCATTGTTGAGGAAACTTTCAATGAAAACATGTCGGTGATTTCAGGAATTCCGTCTTGGGTTCAAATGTATTTTGAAAAACTGCAGCAAAAGGCGAATAAGCCCGTTGGTGAAATCTTCAAAAACTTTAATTTGTTCATTTATGGCGGAGTTAACTATGAACCTTACCGTGCAAAATTTGAAAATTTAATTGGCCGAAAAGTCGATTCAATTGAGCTTTTCCCAGCTTCGGAAGGATTTTTTGCTTACCAAGACTCCCAAAAAGAAAAAGGAATGTTACTATTGTTGAATTCAGGAATTTTCTACGAATTTATCAAGAGCGACGAATTTTCGAGCCCCAACCCTAAGCGCTATACCATTGGCGAAGTAGAATTGGGTGTGAATTATGTTTTAATTTTGTCTACCAATGCAGGACTTTGGGCATACAATATTGGCGATACTGTTCAGTTTACAAGTTTACAACCGTATCGTTTGATAGTTTCAGGCCGAATTAAACATTACATTTCTGCTTTTGGCGAACACGTGATTGGTAAAGAAGTAGAAAGTGCTTTACAAGAGGCAATGCAAGGAACAACAATTCGCGTGAATGAGTTTACGGTTGCTCCACAAATCAATCCAGCCGAAGGATTGCCTTACCACGAATGGTTGATCGAATTTGAAAACGAACCGGATAATTTAGAAACATTTGCTTTACATATAGACGCTGCCATGCGCAAGCAAAATGTGTATTATGACGACTTGATTGTGGGCAACGTTTTGCGACAATTAGTGATTACTAAAGTTCCTAAAAACGGTTTCCAAGACTATATGAAATCCATAGGAAAATTGGGCGGTCAGAATAAAATTCCACGACTGTCTAACGACAGAAAAACAGCAGATTTTTTTAGCAATACTATATAG
- a CDS encoding carboxypeptidase-like regulatory domain-containing protein, with product MNKFYFLFLVSFSLSAQIKGVVKDSISGQPIPYVNIWVENETIGTTSEENGSFSLDIKEEKALVFSALGYESKKSSSKHGIILLKPKVFELNEVVIEQLKFQKEIEVGNFSKTEGYHISGDLEWSNAKFFKYETTYEQTKFVKKIKITTRSKVNNAKFKIRLYSVNKEGYPENDLLNEDIIVTVKKGKKNNVIDISMFKLVFPEEGLFVAYEVLKIESNKYEFKYTENNGKKLIKKSYYAPDFECNLVDEQNTYHFRNGKWNQHQRWHNSEIGSLKHINNKVFEPSINLILTN from the coding sequence ATGAATAAGTTTTATTTTTTATTCTTGGTTTCATTTTCCCTATCCGCCCAAATCAAAGGCGTGGTCAAAGACAGTATTTCTGGTCAACCGATTCCGTATGTGAATATTTGGGTGGAGAACGAAACTATTGGAACAACCTCTGAAGAAAACGGCAGTTTTTCATTGGATATAAAAGAAGAAAAAGCATTGGTTTTTTCGGCTTTGGGGTATGAAAGCAAGAAATCATCTTCTAAACACGGAATAATTCTTTTAAAACCTAAAGTTTTTGAGCTGAATGAGGTGGTGATTGAACAACTAAAATTTCAAAAAGAGATTGAAGTTGGTAATTTTAGTAAAACAGAGGGCTATCATATTTCGGGAGATTTAGAATGGTCTAACGCAAAATTCTTTAAATATGAAACCACTTATGAACAAACAAAGTTTGTGAAAAAAATAAAAATTACAACTCGAAGTAAAGTGAATAATGCTAAGTTTAAGATTAGACTTTATAGCGTGAATAAGGAAGGTTATCCGGAAAACGATTTACTTAACGAAGATATAATTGTAACGGTCAAAAAAGGGAAAAAGAATAATGTAATTGATATTTCTATGTTTAAATTAGTTTTTCCAGAAGAAGGTTTATTTGTTGCTTATGAAGTTTTAAAAATTGAAAGTAATAAATATGAATTTAAATACACTGAAAATAATGGTAAAAAGCTGATTAAAAAGAGCTATTATGCACCTGATTTTGAATGTAATCTTGTAGATGAGCAAAACACGTATCATTTTAGAAATGGTAAATGGAATCAACATCAGAGATGGCATAATAGTGAGATAGGTTCACTAAAACATATCAACAATAAAGTCTTCGAACCATCCATCAATTTAATTCTAACCAACTAA
- a CDS encoding carboxypeptidase-like regulatory domain-containing protein produces the protein MKIVLFFFITFSLSAQIKGVVKDSISGQPIPYVNIWVENESVGTTSETDGSFSLDIKEEKVLVFSALGFEIKRASSKNEIIFLIPKVFELNEVVIERPKFQKEIEIGEKLQKKAIRISDKVGNLKARYFPFNESFSETRLIKKVKIVTQSQIPNAKFKIRVLSVNSKGFPDADLIEEEIIVTVKKGRNENVIKFEKYNLVFPDNGVFIVFETLFLDTNKSYTRFANQKSKTVTYEPGLSYNLVEEENSFVFTSKGWYRFPRQPRSQKGDFKIYDNKVFEPAINLTLTN, from the coding sequence ATGAAAATCGTACTTTTCTTTTTTATCACATTTTCCCTATCCGCCCAAATCAAAGGCGTGGTCAAAGACAGCATTTCGGGCCAACCGATACCGTATGTTAATATTTGGGTAGAGAATGAATCAGTTGGCACTACTTCAGAGACCGATGGTAGCTTTTCATTAGATATAAAAGAAGAAAAAGTATTGGTTTTTTCAGCTTTGGGTTTTGAAATAAAGAGAGCCTCTTCAAAAAACGAGATAATTTTTTTGATACCCAAAGTTTTCGAATTAAATGAGGTGGTTATTGAGCGACCAAAATTTCAAAAAGAAATAGAAATTGGGGAAAAACTTCAAAAAAAAGCGATACGAATTTCTGATAAAGTTGGTAATTTGAAAGCGCGTTATTTTCCTTTTAATGAAAGCTTCAGTGAGACAAGATTGATTAAGAAAGTGAAAATTGTTACACAATCACAAATACCCAATGCGAAATTTAAAATACGGGTTTTAAGCGTCAATAGCAAAGGTTTTCCAGATGCAGATTTAATTGAAGAAGAAATTATTGTAACGGTTAAAAAAGGAAGAAATGAAAATGTAATCAAATTTGAAAAATACAATCTTGTATTTCCAGACAATGGTGTTTTTATAGTTTTTGAAACACTCTTTTTAGACACGAATAAAAGTTATACACGTTTTGCAAATCAAAAATCAAAAACAGTAACATATGAACCCGGTTTGTCATATAATCTTGTTGAAGAAGAGAATAGTTTTGTTTTTACCTCAAAAGGATGGTATAGATTCCCAAGACAACCAAGAAGTCAAAAGGGTGATTTTAAAATATACGACAATAAGGTTTTTGAACCAGCCATCAATCTAACCCTAACCAACTAA
- a CDS encoding Tex family protein, with translation MTNIQFIAKSVPTAAINIQKTVQLLNEDCTIPFISRYRKDQTGNLDEVVIEQIAKLNKQYDEILKRKESILKTIEEQGQLSPELAKKIQDSFDLQELEDLYLPFKKKKKTKADVARENGLEPLAKIIFAQNNDNIDFISTQYVNENVINEEAALQGARDIIAEWINENIHVRQQLRRLFQRKATITTKVVKTKKDDEAAQKFSQYFDWSELLSKTPPHRLMAMLRAENEGFVKLKIEVDIDEAYDIIDEIILKRQNDTTPHIQLAIEDSYKRLLQPAIANETLQEAKAKADANSIQVFATNLGQLLLAPPLGEKRILAIDPGYRSGCKVVCLDEKGDLLYNETIYPHAPQNEDAMAMKKIRSMVNSYKIDAIAIGNGTASRETEFFVKKIAFDKEVQVFVVSEAGASVYSASKIAREEFPNYDVTVRGSVSIGRRLSDPLAELVKIDPKAIGVGQYQHDVDQNKLKEELDATVIRCVNSVGININTASKHLLSYVSGIGEKLAENIVQYRSENGPFDDRKQLKKVPRLGDKAFQQGAAFIRIKEGKNPLDNSAVHPEAYPIVEKMAKDLKLSVHELIGNKDRTALIKPENYTTPEIGLLTLKDIIKELEKPGLDPRKSAKIFEFDPNVTSIKDLKSGMILPGIVNNITNFGCFVDIGIKESGLVHISQLKAGFVSDVNEVVKLHQHVEVKVTEVDEDRKRIQLTMVL, from the coding sequence ATGACCAACATTCAATTCATTGCAAAATCGGTACCAACTGCCGCAATCAACATTCAAAAAACAGTTCAATTATTAAACGAAGATTGTACCATTCCATTTATTTCTCGATATCGAAAAGATCAAACAGGAAATCTAGACGAAGTAGTGATTGAGCAAATTGCTAAATTGAATAAACAATACGATGAGATTTTAAAACGCAAGGAAAGCATTCTCAAAACCATCGAGGAGCAAGGTCAACTTTCGCCTGAATTAGCCAAAAAAATCCAAGACAGTTTTGATTTGCAAGAGCTAGAAGATTTGTACTTGCCGTTCAAAAAGAAGAAAAAAACTAAGGCCGATGTGGCGCGCGAAAACGGTTTGGAGCCATTGGCAAAAATCATTTTCGCACAAAACAATGACAATATTGACTTTATTTCGACTCAATATGTCAATGAAAATGTAATCAACGAAGAAGCTGCTTTACAAGGAGCACGTGATATTATTGCCGAATGGATTAATGAAAACATTCACGTTCGTCAACAATTACGACGCTTGTTCCAGCGAAAAGCAACCATTACTACCAAGGTGGTGAAAACCAAAAAAGATGACGAAGCGGCTCAAAAATTTTCCCAGTATTTTGATTGGTCGGAATTATTAAGCAAAACACCACCTCATCGATTAATGGCGATGTTGCGTGCCGAAAATGAAGGTTTTGTAAAACTAAAAATCGAAGTGGATATTGACGAGGCGTATGATATTATTGACGAAATTATTTTGAAACGTCAAAACGATACTACACCGCACATTCAACTAGCCATTGAAGACAGTTACAAACGATTGTTGCAACCTGCTATTGCTAATGAAACATTACAAGAAGCTAAGGCTAAAGCCGACGCGAATTCCATTCAGGTTTTTGCAACTAATTTAGGGCAGCTTTTATTGGCACCACCTTTGGGCGAAAAACGTATTTTAGCGATTGATCCCGGCTATCGTTCGGGATGTAAAGTAGTGTGTTTGGACGAAAAAGGCGATTTGTTGTACAACGAAACGATTTACCCGCATGCGCCTCAAAATGAAGACGCTATGGCGATGAAAAAAATCCGTTCGATGGTCAATTCCTATAAAATTGATGCGATTGCTATTGGAAACGGAACCGCTTCGCGCGAAACGGAATTTTTTGTCAAAAAAATCGCTTTCGATAAGGAAGTTCAGGTTTTTGTGGTGTCAGAAGCGGGCGCTTCGGTCTATTCGGCAAGTAAAATTGCCCGTGAAGAATTCCCTAATTACGATGTCACTGTTCGAGGTTCGGTTTCTATTGGGCGACGATTGAGCGATCCATTGGCGGAGTTGGTAAAAATTGATCCAAAAGCCATTGGCGTAGGCCAATACCAACACGATGTGGATCAAAACAAACTGAAAGAAGAGTTGGATGCCACGGTGATTCGTTGTGTGAACTCAGTAGGAATTAACATCAATACAGCAAGCAAGCATTTGTTGAGTTATGTGAGTGGAATAGGAGAGAAGCTGGCCGAAAATATTGTGCAATACCGTTCTGAAAACGGCCCATTCGACGATCGAAAACAACTGAAAAAAGTGCCTCGTTTGGGAGACAAAGCGTTCCAACAAGGCGCGGCTTTTATCCGAATTAAAGAAGGGAAAAACCCATTAGACAATTCGGCGGTGCATCCCGAAGCCTATCCGATTGTAGAAAAAATGGCAAAAGATTTGAAACTTTCGGTACACGAATTAATTGGCAACAAAGACAGAACCGCTTTAATCAAACCCGAAAATTATACCACGCCCGAAATAGGTTTGCTGACTTTAAAAGATATTATCAAAGAATTGGAGAAACCAGGTTTGGACCCTAGAAAATCAGCTAAAATATTTGAGTTTGACCCGAATGTTACATCCATAAAAGACCTAAAATCAGGAATGATTTTACCGGGAATTGTAAATAACATTACCAACTTTGGATGTTTTGTGGATATTGGAATTAAAGAAAGCGGTTTGGTTCACATTTCCCAACTTAAAGCAGGTTTTGTGAGCGATGTGAATGAGGTAGTCAAATTACACCAACACGTTGAGGTTAAAGTAACTGAAGTGGACGAAGACCGCAAACGAATTCAGTTGACAATGGTGTTGTAA
- a CDS encoding DUF6909 family protein, with product MIEIKNISRSRAQESSAAIERLYITMRHLFNRGFYKPMGVSGDTLREALLALRPEIYGNIADEKVELNGLLYVIERLPIGIEECRFINLTSEEGYSKSHFKAIVPPKRRRNCYRIDEDQMNVVITRGRSDIYDILTHLTFIFIESHKIKNRVLLDEAGEVSHDWKKLEIAVQQPKKLTQIEKEKAISHTANILGRTFEEVLDIYDAFGSATSPDRFLHVIYWLGKLAIEEIVENNKRTITFSPVLRERLGHHIHGEIWATNIKEVLKENDLLGRPIHVISANMHSVMNSIFAVPALKTKFKNQSDFFIYEELSKSGAHEVRDLVEAIALKQGMISLPDTSGTNIDVQIFDTAKIDWSKTSFPKADLGDEKPVLIVMDYAFGEQAYETIDELFKPYKKETFLNAQSISIMGKAGILEGGKGDIMIPNAHINEGTADNYFFENELTAEMFEGNDIAVFAGPMVTVLGTSLQNRDLLKFFHESTWRAIGLEMEGAYYQKAIQSASRIRKSVPKDVKVRYAYYASDNPLETGSTLASGGLGTTGVKPTYLITIKILEQIFNVK from the coding sequence ATGATAGAAATCAAAAACATTTCGCGCTCACGAGCGCAAGAGTCGTCAGCAGCTATTGAACGACTGTACATTACAATGAGGCATTTATTTAACCGCGGTTTTTACAAGCCGATGGGAGTTTCGGGAGACACTTTACGCGAAGCTTTATTGGCTTTACGTCCTGAAATTTACGGAAATATTGCCGACGAAAAAGTAGAACTCAACGGACTTTTGTACGTTATTGAACGACTTCCTATTGGGATTGAAGAATGCCGATTTATCAATTTAACTTCAGAAGAAGGCTATTCAAAATCGCACTTTAAAGCGATTGTTCCTCCAAAAAGACGTCGTAATTGCTACCGTATTGATGAAGACCAAATGAACGTGGTTATTACCCGAGGGCGTTCAGACATTTACGATATTTTGACGCACTTGACCTTTATCTTCATCGAATCGCACAAAATTAAAAACAGAGTGTTGTTGGACGAAGCAGGCGAAGTGTCACACGATTGGAAAAAATTAGAAATTGCGGTTCAGCAACCCAAAAAACTAACCCAAATAGAAAAAGAGAAAGCGATTTCTCACACCGCTAATATTTTAGGCAGAACCTTCGAAGAAGTTTTAGACATCTACGATGCATTTGGTTCGGCTACCTCGCCAGATCGTTTCTTACACGTAATTTATTGGTTGGGAAAATTAGCCATCGAAGAAATCGTAGAAAACAACAAACGCACCATCACTTTCAGTCCGGTTTTGAGAGAGCGATTGGGACACCATATACATGGTGAAATTTGGGCAACCAATATCAAAGAAGTTTTAAAAGAAAACGATTTGTTAGGCAGACCGATCCATGTGATTAGTGCCAATATGCACTCGGTGATGAACTCCATTTTTGCTGTTCCGGCTTTGAAAACGAAGTTCAAAAACCAATCTGATTTCTTTATTTATGAAGAATTGAGTAAGTCGGGAGCACACGAAGTGCGAGATTTAGTTGAAGCAATAGCTTTGAAACAAGGAATGATTTCGTTACCCGATACTTCAGGAACGAATATTGATGTTCAGATATTTGACACAGCCAAAATTGATTGGAGCAAAACCTCTTTCCCTAAAGCGGATTTAGGCGACGAAAAACCAGTGCTAATCGTAATGGATTATGCTTTTGGGGAACAAGCGTATGAAACGATTGACGAGTTGTTCAAGCCGTATAAAAAAGAAACCTTCTTAAACGCTCAGTCGATTTCGATTATGGGTAAAGCGGGAATTCTAGAGGGAGGCAAGGGGGACATTATGATTCCGAATGCTCATATTAACGAAGGAACAGCGGACAATTATTTCTTTGAAAATGAATTAACTGCCGAGATGTTTGAAGGGAATGATATTGCAGTATTTGCCGGTCCAATGGTAACGGTTTTAGGCACTTCATTGCAAAACAGGGATTTGTTGAAATTCTTTCACGAATCGACTTGGAGAGCTATCGGATTAGAAATGGAAGGGGCTTATTATCAAAAAGCCATCCAATCAGCTTCGAGAATTAGAAAAAGTGTACCAAAAGATGTCAAAGTCCGCTATGCCTATTACGCCTCAGATAATCCATTAGAAACCGGAAGCACATTGGCTTCAGGAGGTTTAGGAACTACAGGAGTAAAACCAACGTATTTGATTACGATCAAAATTTTGGAACAAATTTTTAATGTAAAATAA
- a CDS encoding UDP-glucuronic acid decarboxylase family protein, whose product MKRILITGAAGFLGSHLCDRFIKEGYFVIGMDNLITGDLKNIEHLFKLENFEFYHHDITKFVHVPGKLDYILHFASPASPIDYLKIPIQTLKVGSLGTHNLLGLARVKKARILIASTSEVYGDPLVHPQTEEYYGNVNTIGPRGVYDEAKRFQESITMAYHTFHGVETRIVRIFNTYGPRMRLNDGRVIPAFIGQAIRGEDLTIFGDGMQTRSFCYVDDQVEGIFRLLHSDYVYPVNIGNPDEITIKDFAEEIIKLTGTNQKVVYHPLPINDPLQRQPDISKAKELLGWEAKVGRAEGMKITYDYFKSLSPEELSKEEHKDFSNYIK is encoded by the coding sequence ATGAAACGAATATTGATAACAGGAGCAGCGGGATTTTTAGGATCGCATCTTTGTGACCGATTTATAAAAGAAGGCTATTTTGTTATAGGGATGGACAATTTGATTACGGGCGATTTGAAAAACATTGAGCATTTATTTAAGCTCGAAAACTTTGAATTTTACCACCATGATATCACTAAATTTGTTCACGTTCCAGGAAAGTTAGATTACATTTTACATTTTGCTTCGCCAGCAAGTCCAATAGATTATTTAAAAATACCGATTCAAACCCTAAAAGTTGGTTCGTTAGGGACACACAATTTATTAGGATTAGCGAGAGTAAAAAAAGCACGAATTTTAATTGCTTCGACTTCAGAAGTCTATGGCGATCCTTTGGTACATCCACAAACCGAAGAATACTATGGCAACGTAAATACAATAGGCCCAAGAGGAGTGTATGACGAAGCCAAACGTTTCCAAGAATCGATTACTATGGCGTACCATACGTTTCATGGTGTAGAGACCCGTATTGTTCGAATTTTCAATACGTACGGACCAAGAATGCGCCTTAACGACGGACGAGTAATCCCAGCTTTTATTGGGCAAGCCATTCGGGGCGAGGATTTAACCATTTTTGGCGACGGAATGCAAACACGTTCGTTCTGTTATGTAGACGATCAGGTGGAAGGAATTTTTAGGTTGCTACATTCGGATTATGTGTATCCAGTGAATATTGGGAATCCAGACGAAATCACCATCAAAGATTTTGCCGAAGAAATCATTAAATTAACAGGCACGAATCAAAAAGTAGTCTATCATCCGTTACCCATAAACGATCCATTGCAGCGCCAACCGGACATTAGCAAAGCTAAAGAATTGTTAGGATGGGAAGCCAAAGTAGGCCGTGCCGAGGGAATGAAAATTACGTACGACTATTTCAAATCCTTATCTCCAGAAGAACTCTCGAAAGAGGAACACAAAGATTTTTCGAATTATATTAAATAA
- a CDS encoding peptidase produces MSKKGLKRQQLKENLFNKRRLIILNEDTFEETFSLKLTLMNVFVVLGLGAIFIIFVTTFIIAFTPLREFIPGYSSSKLKRDATELALKSDSLSRALEQNEAYIKSLKKVLTGELEFAKFNKDSILSSVDEAPVEGSLSASKEELELRKTVNKEEQKASKKNK; encoded by the coding sequence ATGTCTAAAAAGGGATTAAAAAGACAGCAATTAAAAGAAAATTTATTCAATAAAAGGCGTTTAATCATTTTAAATGAAGACACTTTTGAAGAAACCTTCTCTTTAAAACTAACCCTGATGAATGTTTTTGTAGTATTGGGTTTAGGCGCTATTTTCATCATTTTTGTCACTACATTTATTATTGCTTTTACTCCTTTACGCGAGTTTATTCCGGGATATTCTTCTTCTAAATTAAAACGAGACGCTACAGAATTAGCTTTAAAATCAGATTCTCTTTCGCGCGCATTGGAACAAAACGAAGCCTACATTAAATCACTTAAAAAAGTGTTGACAGGCGAGTTAGAGTTTGCTAAATTCAACAAAGATTCTATTTTATCATCTGTAGATGAAGCTCCAGTAGAGGGAAGTCTATCAGCATCAAAAGAAGAATTAGAATTGCGAAAAACAGTAAACAAAGAAGAGCAAAAAGCTTCCAAAAAGAATAAATAA